In the Leptotrichia sp. oral taxon 847 genome, one interval contains:
- a CDS encoding ABC transporter permease → MNELVIFLQSLPEAFKIGFIYSIMVMGVYLTYKILDFPDMSVDGTFPLGGFIFAAFSLSTTGFFGITSPVMGLILAVIGGMIAGLITGALHVYLKINGLLAGILVMTGLYSINSRIVGMPNVFISPERSIYEIVSFEKNFIPFVIILIFLLILKGFYDYKIKANKYMFVSMGVYIVSTIALIVYVALTKDVKLMLTIIIAFVIKMTIDYILTSKFGFALRALGNNEQLVISLGVNQKRLKIFGLMISNGVVALSGALFAQNLKVADLQSGVGTIVIGLAAIILGLGVLKKSQLINEISIVTIGSLMYYFIINLALMSNTWTKSLFQAIKLPDNLIQILEIKPTDVKIITAIILTIILWNEFVKKSKKGKKKLKKESGR, encoded by the coding sequence ATGAATGAGTTGGTAATTTTCTTACAAAGCTTGCCTGAAGCTTTTAAGATAGGATTTATATATTCAATAATGGTCATGGGAGTCTATTTGACTTATAAAATACTGGATTTTCCAGATATGTCGGTGGACGGAACTTTTCCACTTGGAGGATTTATCTTTGCGGCGTTTTCCCTTTCCACAACAGGATTTTTTGGGATAACAAGTCCTGTTATGGGACTAATTTTAGCCGTTATTGGTGGAATGATAGCTGGACTTATAACAGGAGCACTGCACGTCTATTTAAAAATCAATGGACTTCTTGCGGGAATTCTTGTAATGACTGGACTTTACAGCATAAATTCCCGAATTGTCGGAATGCCAAATGTGTTTATTTCACCAGAAAGAAGTATTTACGAAATAGTGTCATTTGAAAAAAACTTTATTCCATTTGTAATCATATTAATATTTTTACTAATTTTAAAAGGATTTTATGACTACAAGATAAAAGCCAATAAATATATGTTTGTGAGCATGGGAGTTTACATAGTTTCAACAATTGCACTAATTGTCTATGTTGCACTTACAAAAGATGTAAAACTTATGTTAACTATCATAATCGCCTTTGTCATAAAGATGACAATTGACTACATTTTGACTTCAAAATTTGGATTTGCGTTAAGAGCGCTGGGAAATAATGAACAGCTCGTAATCAGTTTGGGAGTCAATCAGAAAAGATTAAAAATATTTGGACTTATGATTTCAAACGGAGTTGTCGCACTATCTGGAGCACTTTTTGCCCAAAACTTAAAGGTTGCGGATTTACAATCTGGAGTTGGGACAATCGTAATCGGTCTTGCCGCAATAATTTTAGGACTTGGAGTATTAAAAAAATCGCAACTCATAAATGAAATTTCAATCGTTACGATAGGTTCACTTATGTACTACTTCATAATAAATTTGGCACTTATGTCAAATACCTGGACAAAATCACTATTTCAAGCGATTAAATTGCCAGATAACTTAATTCAGATTTTGGAAATCAAGCCAACTGATGTAAAAATTATTACAGCAATAATTTTAACGATAATTTTGTGGAATGAATTTGTGAAAAAATCCAAAAAAGGTAAGAAAAAATTGAAAAAAGAAAGTGGAAGATAA
- a CDS encoding type II toxin-antitoxin system HicB family antitoxin, with protein sequence MFVIYPAIFVKEKEGYSVLFPDFGGATCGENLEDAYYMATDYLGMNLLDYYKENKKFPKATSLENVNVKLYIKEIFENEKEVEETVKNSFKSLVGLDFQKYLKDVNVKSIRKNVTIPSWLNEAAKRSNINFSKVLQEALERELEID encoded by the coding sequence ATGTTTGTTATTTATCCAGCAATCTTTGTAAAAGAAAAAGAAGGATACAGTGTTTTATTCCCTGATTTTGGTGGAGCAACCTGTGGAGAAAATTTAGAAGATGCATATTATATGGCGACTGATTATTTGGGAATGAATTTATTAGATTATTACAAAGAAAATAAAAAGTTTCCTAAAGCAACAAGTCTGGAAAATGTAAATGTTAAGTTATATATAAAAGAGATATTTGAAAATGAGAAAGAAGTAGAGGAAACAGTAAAAAATTCTTTTAAATCATTAGTAGGTTTAGATTTTCAAAAATATTTGAAAGATGTAAATGTGAAATCAATTAGAAAGAATGTAACAATTCCTAGTTGGCTTAATGAAGCAGCAAAAAGAAGTAATATAAATTTTTCAAAAGTTTTACAGGAGGCACTGGAAAGAGAACTGGAAATAGACTAA
- a CDS encoding type 1 glutamine amidotransferase, translating to MRINVLQHTPNENMGSIADWAQRNGHEVYTYHPYFYNGVLPKADETDFLVVLGGPMSPNDTDEWIFQERVLIRQLMKQNKPIFGACFGAQQISRALGYVVSKSPVKEVGWDKVYLQSDIIPGIPKELTALHWHEDMFQIPKGATLLFSSELVKNQGFLLNGNILGLQFHFEPQENDVREIVTNDFAYICDTLQGQTAKEIIDFPIPKENKEVMFKLLDFITK from the coding sequence ATGAGAATAAATGTTTTACAGCATACGCCAAATGAAAATATGGGCTCAATTGCTGATTGGGCACAGCGGAATGGACACGAAGTTTATACTTATCATCCATATTTTTACAACGGAGTTTTACCAAAAGCTGATGAAACTGATTTTCTTGTCGTTTTGGGAGGGCCTATGAGTCCAAATGATACAGACGAGTGGATTTTTCAGGAAAGAGTTTTGATTCGACAGCTTATGAAACAAAATAAACCTATTTTTGGAGCTTGTTTTGGAGCACAACAAATTTCACGTGCATTGGGGTATGTGGTTTCAAAATCGCCTGTAAAAGAAGTTGGATGGGACAAAGTATATTTGCAAAGTGATATAATTCCTGGAATTCCAAAGGAATTGACAGCGCTTCACTGGCACGAAGATATGTTTCAAATTCCAAAAGGTGCAACGCTTTTATTTTCAAGCGAACTTGTAAAAAATCAGGGATTTCTTTTAAATGGCAATATTTTGGGGCTTCAATTTCACTTTGAGCCGCAGGAAAACGATGTGAGAGAAATTGTAACAAATGACTTTGCTTATATTTGTGATACGCTTCAAGGACAGACTGCAAAAGAAATTATTGATTTTCCAATTCCAAAAGAAAATAAGGAAGTTATGTTCAAATTACTAGATTTTATCACAAAATAA
- a CDS encoding OmpA family protein — protein sequence MGRPTTKTRTNIRSTIIAAFAILMISAPVMARRLTTTQMRENTIRINALELEDAKKQGIVEEGPQVITLNSGKLNFDFDKSIVKERYFELLRNIKEYAEAKNLNLVIIGHTDSKGSDAYNMKLGMRRAIAVREKLIEFGLDPARIVGVESMGERQPIDTNETEEGRFENRRIEIQFQNAGPVIKQDNQQ from the coding sequence ATGGGCAGACCAACAACCAAAACAAGAACAAACATCAGATCAACAATAATTGCGGCCTTTGCAATTTTAATGATTTCAGCGCCAGTAATGGCTAGAAGATTAACTACAACTCAAATGAGAGAAAATACAATAAGAATCAATGCTTTGGAATTAGAAGATGCTAAAAAACAAGGTATTGTAGAAGAAGGTCCTCAAGTAATAACACTTAATTCTGGTAAGTTGAACTTTGACTTTGATAAATCTATAGTTAAAGAAAGATATTTTGAATTGTTAAGAAATATAAAAGAATATGCGGAAGCAAAGAACTTGAACTTAGTAATTATTGGACATACAGATTCTAAAGGTTCAGATGCTTACAATATGAAACTTGGTATGAGAAGAGCTATTGCTGTTAGAGAAAAATTAATTGAATTTGGTTTGGATCCAGCAAGAATTGTTGGAGTAGAATCAATGGGTGAAAGACAACCAATTGATACAAATGAAACTGAAGAAGGAAGATTCGAAAACAGAAGAATAGAAATTCAATTTCAAAATGCTGGACCAGTAATAAAACAAGACAATCAACAATAA
- a CDS encoding adhesion protein FadA: MKKMGFLLMGIMIVSTTAYSAVNKNSIENSLNSIENQYNELLKKEAAQKESYERQVAQLKAEVEDLTQKRDAREKTIEKLKKDSEVRWLRDKYKAVLNEYEKYSKNIEKMINAKEQKITELETLLSVMN; this comes from the coding sequence ATGAAAAAGATGGGATTCTTATTAATGGGAATAATGATAGTTTCGACGACAGCTTACTCTGCAGTGAACAAAAATAGCATAGAAAATAGTTTAAATTCTATCGAAAACCAGTATAACGAATTATTAAAGAAAGAAGCTGCACAAAAAGAATCTTATGAAAGACAAGTCGCACAATTGAAAGCCGAAGTAGAAGATCTGACACAAAAAAGGGATGCAAGAGAAAAGACTATAGAAAAGTTAAAAAAAGATTCTGAAGTTAGATGGCTTAGAGATAAATATAAAGCTGTTTTAAACGAATATGAAAAATACAGCAAAAATATTGAAAAAATGATAAATGCAAAAGAACAAAAAATTACTGAGTTAGAAACTCTTCTATCAGTTATGAATTAA
- a CDS encoding FAD-I family protein: protein MSKKIGIIAVLMLSQFPFVAISKETNTDAAVQRLVKIAKQRKAQGVTSEPTVTKDSTSAANVKVKKPRRVRVNRKNMSESEKMDYEITRISKRVDEINNNIEKFHKTNELLDKMEERLDSIEGKITD, encoded by the coding sequence ATGAGTAAAAAAATAGGAATAATAGCAGTATTAATGCTTAGTCAATTTCCATTTGTTGCAATATCAAAAGAAACAAATACTGATGCTGCAGTTCAAAGATTAGTAAAAATTGCTAAGCAAAGAAAAGCTCAAGGTGTAACTTCTGAGCCAACTGTTACAAAAGATAGTACTTCTGCTGCAAATGTAAAAGTAAAAAAACCAAGAAGAGTAAGAGTAAATAGAAAAAATATGTCTGAAAGTGAAAAAATGGATTATGAAATAACAAGAATTAGTAAAAGAGTAGATGAAATTAATAATAACATCGAAAAATTTCATAAAACTAATGAATTGTTAGATAAAATGGAAGAAAGATTGGATTCAATCGAAGGTAAAATAACAGACTAA
- a CDS encoding HU family DNA-binding protein — MSKKEFVEAYAKATKETKKRSEELVNAFLETVQEILEKGESVQFVGWGAFEIRERAAKDGRNPATGEKIHIPAKKVVKFKVGKKLADGVAKATKK; from the coding sequence ATGTCAAAAAAAGAATTTGTCGAAGCATATGCTAAAGCAACCAAAGAAACTAAAAAAAGATCGGAAGAATTAGTAAATGCTTTTTTAGAAACAGTGCAGGAAATTTTAGAAAAAGGAGAATCGGTTCAGTTTGTTGGCTGGGGAGCATTTGAGATAAGAGAAAGAGCAGCAAAAGATGGAAGAAATCCAGCAACAGGCGAAAAAATACATATACCTGCCAAAAAAGTAGTGAAATTTAAAGTTGGAAAAAAATTGGCTGATGGAGTTGCCAAAGCTACAAAAAAATAA
- a CDS encoding PTS sugar transporter subunit IIA: MKIVEYLSENRVKLDLKGKNKEEVIREMAQVFVKDGILSSDDVDEFITSIYEREKLSSTGMQDGLAIPHTRTALIKKMSLALGVSKNGVDFDSMDGEPSKLIFMIAAPEDAKGEHLDLLAEISKLSFEEEILEKIETAKTAKEVLNLLN; encoded by the coding sequence ATGAAAATAGTGGAATATTTATCAGAAAATAGAGTGAAATTGGATCTAAAAGGAAAAAATAAAGAGGAAGTTATAAGAGAAATGGCACAAGTTTTTGTAAAAGATGGAATTTTGAGCAGTGATGATGTCGATGAATTTATAACTTCAATCTATGAAAGAGAAAAATTATCTTCGACAGGAATGCAGGATGGTCTTGCAATTCCACATACAAGAACAGCTTTAATAAAAAAAATGTCTTTGGCACTTGGAGTTTCTAAAAATGGAGTGGATTTTGACAGTATGGATGGAGAACCGTCAAAATTAATTTTTATGATAGCAGCTCCTGAAGATGCAAAAGGTGAACATTTAGATTTGCTTGCAGAAATTTCAAAGCTTAGTTTTGAAGAAGAAATTTTAGAAAAAATAGAAACTGCAAAAACAGCTAAAGAGGTTTTAAATCTATTAAATTAA
- a CDS encoding lipopolysaccharide biosynthesis protein: MDTENQTFNLSTIIKIIYKDKALIALVTIITMILATAFAFLNKSFKTEINLYGNDKVLTEIGENSQYSLSSFEFFSYIKSHSKTLKNLNLPENKFLKEMSNRLTAQAETGDPLVKVKFTTKSKSEGENFSKEYHTLAQDYLADKKNNYLDSQLKLLDEQYKFISQNTDIRTTKDPLTDTLVSRLSYYRLLKNDTSPVIKYINSTTKPALNKKLVLAASLFVGLFLGIFAAFIKEYSNTLDWKEIKEKNKLKIKGER; the protein is encoded by the coding sequence ATGGATACAGAAAATCAAACATTTAATTTAAGCACAATAATCAAAATTATTTACAAAGACAAAGCTTTAATTGCTCTAGTTACAATTATAACAATGATACTTGCGACAGCTTTTGCATTTTTAAACAAATCTTTTAAGACGGAAATAAACTTATATGGAAATGACAAAGTTTTGACGGAAATAGGAGAAAATTCCCAGTATTCACTAAGTTCGTTTGAATTTTTCTCATACATAAAAAGTCATTCCAAAACACTAAAAAACTTAAATTTACCAGAAAACAAATTTTTAAAGGAAATGTCAAATAGACTTACTGCACAAGCTGAAACAGGCGATCCGCTGGTAAAAGTAAAATTTACAACAAAAAGTAAATCTGAAGGAGAAAATTTTTCCAAAGAATATCACACACTTGCACAAGATTATTTAGCGGACAAAAAAAATAACTATTTGGATTCTCAATTAAAATTATTGGATGAACAATATAAATTTATTTCTCAAAATACTGATATAAGAACGACGAAGGACCCTTTGACTGATACTTTGGTTTCAAGACTTTCTTACTACCGTCTGTTAAAAAATGACACAAGTCCAGTTATAAAATATATTAATTCAACCACAAAACCGGCATTAAACAAAAAACTAGTTTTGGCGGCATCACTTTTTGTTGGATTATTTTTAGGAATTTTTGCCGCATTTATTAAAGAGTATTCAAATACACTTGATTGGAAAGAAATAAAAGAAAAAAATAAATTAAAAATAAAAGGAGAAAGATGA
- a CDS encoding ABC transporter ATP-binding protein, with protein MIEIKNLHKTFFSELGTEKKVFRGLDFTINDGDFITVIGSNGAGKSTLLNVLNGQVIPDAGEIILNGQNITTVEQHKRARWISQVYQNPTMGTAPSMTVLENLSMAKNKGKRFNFTFGLDTKNIDFYKAQLADIGLGLEKQLHTQVGLLSGGQRQCLSLIMATLNRPDILLLDEHTAALDPETSNKILEKTKEIIEKNDITSLMITHNMQDAITYGNRLIMLHAGEVIFDIKGAEKQKLTVEKLLEMFKTKDAKLSDKDVF; from the coding sequence ATGATAGAGATAAAAAACTTACATAAAACATTTTTCTCAGAACTTGGAACGGAAAAAAAAGTTTTCAGAGGACTAGATTTTACAATAAACGACGGCGATTTTATAACAGTTATTGGAAGTAATGGTGCGGGAAAGTCAACTTTACTTAATGTTTTAAACGGACAAGTGATACCTGACGCAGGAGAAATTATTCTAAATGGACAAAACATCACAACTGTAGAACAGCACAAAAGAGCCAGATGGATTTCTCAAGTTTATCAAAACCCGACAATGGGAACAGCACCTTCAATGACCGTTTTAGAAAATTTGTCAATGGCGAAAAATAAAGGTAAAAGATTTAATTTTACATTCGGACTGGACACAAAAAACATTGATTTTTACAAAGCACAATTAGCTGACATCGGTTTAGGTCTTGAAAAGCAGCTACATACTCAAGTAGGACTTCTATCTGGTGGGCAAAGACAGTGTCTATCACTTATAATGGCAACTCTAAACCGTCCAGACATACTTTTACTAGATGAACATACAGCAGCGCTTGACCCCGAGACTTCCAATAAAATTTTGGAAAAGACAAAGGAGATTATCGAAAAAAACGACATCACAAGCCTTATGATAACTCACAATATGCAAGACGCCATAACCTATGGAAATAGACTGATTATGCTTCACGCAGGAGAAGTTATTTTCGATATAAAAGGCGCTGAAAAACAAAAGTTGACTGTTGAAAAATTATTGGAAATGTTTAAGACAAAAGACGCAAAATTGTCGGATAAGGACGTGTTTTAA
- a CDS encoding type II toxin-antitoxin system HicA family toxin — protein sequence MNSKEMIRFLKRNGFVEIKGGKGSHRRLKNFVTGKVTEVPCHSKELGKILEKVILKQAGLK from the coding sequence ATGAATTCTAAAGAAATGATTCGATTTTTAAAGAGAAACGGTTTCGTCGAAATAAAGGGTGGAAAAGGTTCTCATAGAAGATTGAAAAATTTCGTAACCGGTAAGGTGACCGAAGTGCCTTGTCATAGTAAGGAATTAGGGAAAATACTTGAGAAAGTAATCCTAAAACAGGCAGGATTAAAATAA
- a CDS encoding cation-translocating P-type ATPase — protein MWFTKSSKDVLKELNVSEKTGLSTEEVKRRMEKYGPNKLKGKPKKSLLQLFLAQLQDTLIYVLIGAAVVNIIAHGKDGIADALIILAVVLINAVVGVVQESKAEKALEALQQMTTPKSLVRRDGEVIEVSSEELVPGDILVIDAGRFIPADVRLIESANLQIEESALTGESVPSEKDANFITNDTKIPIGDKENMAFMSTMATYGRGEGVVVATGMNTEIGKIAQILDEDNNTLTPLQIKLEELGKILGYGAMAICGIIFVIGLIQGREAVEMLMTAISLAVAAIPEGLVAIVAIVLSLGVKTMSRKNAIVRKLPAVETLGAVNIVCSDKTGTLTQNKMTVVKTYTLDNLRDITSENGQKPNVDESELIRSFVLCSDASVENGQDIGDPTEVALIVLGNKFNLEKNTLNAKYKRVGENPFDSDRKLMSTLNEEGKKYRVHTKGAIDNILLRANKILVNGEILPLTEEAKNKILKVAETMSDDALRVLGVAFKDVESEISPEEMEKDLVVVGIVGMIDPPRTEVKASIEEAKKAGITPIMITGDHKNTAVAIAKELGIATDISQSLTGAEIDEIPDDKFAKEVNKYRVFARVSPEHKVKIVKAFKEQGNIVSMTGDGVNDAPSLKFADIGVAMGITGTDVSKGASDMILTDDNFTTIIHAIEEGRNIFNNIKKTIIFLLSCNLGEVLCVFIATLFGWAIPLVATQLLWVNLITDTLPAISLGMDPGDKEVMERKPRKPKESFFSEGAGTRAIIGGVLIGVLTLLAFYLGIIHNGTVPISAVKESDKSVREILTYGRTMAFIVLTFSQLFYSLSMRNNKKTIFEVGFFGNKFLIGSIVIGIVLQIGLTSIPQIAKMFKVTAIDPSHWGMVVGLSLVPFVVNEVIKVVTRREE, from the coding sequence ATGTGGTTTACCAAGTCATCAAAAGATGTTTTGAAAGAGTTGAATGTTTCTGAAAAAACGGGTCTTTCGACGGAAGAAGTTAAAAGGAGGATGGAAAAATACGGACCGAATAAATTAAAAGGAAAGCCGAAAAAAAGTTTGTTACAGTTATTTTTGGCGCAGCTTCAGGATACACTTATTTATGTGTTAATTGGAGCAGCTGTTGTTAATATTATTGCGCACGGGAAAGACGGGATAGCTGATGCTTTGATAATTTTAGCGGTAGTGCTTATAAATGCGGTAGTTGGAGTTGTACAGGAATCTAAGGCGGAAAAGGCATTGGAAGCGTTACAGCAAATGACTACACCTAAAAGCTTGGTTAGAAGAGATGGTGAAGTGATTGAAGTAAGTTCGGAAGAGTTAGTGCCGGGAGATATTTTAGTAATTGATGCAGGAAGATTTATTCCAGCGGATGTCAGACTTATCGAAAGTGCCAATTTACAAATCGAAGAATCAGCGCTTACTGGAGAATCTGTCCCAAGTGAAAAAGATGCCAACTTTATTACCAATGATACAAAAATCCCTATTGGAGATAAGGAAAATATGGCATTTATGTCAACTATGGCAACTTATGGAAGAGGAGAAGGAGTTGTAGTTGCAACCGGAATGAATACAGAAATTGGAAAAATTGCGCAAATACTGGACGAAGATAACAATACATTGACCCCTCTTCAGATAAAGCTGGAAGAACTGGGAAAAATATTAGGTTACGGAGCGATGGCAATTTGTGGAATTATTTTTGTCATAGGATTGATTCAAGGAAGAGAAGCAGTTGAAATGCTTATGACTGCAATAAGTTTGGCTGTGGCGGCAATTCCTGAAGGACTTGTTGCAATTGTTGCAATTGTACTTTCACTTGGTGTAAAAACTATGTCAAGAAAAAATGCAATTGTAAGAAAATTACCTGCTGTTGAAACACTGGGAGCAGTAAATATTGTATGTTCTGATAAAACTGGAACACTTACTCAAAATAAGATGACGGTTGTAAAAACCTATACCTTAGATAATTTACGAGACATAACTAGTGAAAATGGACAAAAACCAAATGTTGATGAATCTGAGTTAATCCGCTCGTTTGTGCTTTGTTCAGATGCGTCAGTTGAAAATGGACAGGATATCGGAGATCCGACAGAAGTGGCGTTGATTGTCTTGGGAAATAAATTTAATTTGGAAAAAAATACATTGAATGCTAAATATAAAAGAGTTGGTGAAAATCCATTTGACTCGGATAGAAAACTTATGTCAACACTTAATGAAGAAGGAAAAAAATATAGAGTTCATACAAAAGGCGCAATAGATAATATTCTTTTAAGAGCAAATAAAATTCTTGTAAATGGAGAAATTTTGCCACTTACAGAAGAAGCAAAAAATAAAATATTGAAAGTTGCCGAAACGATGTCAGATGATGCGTTAAGGGTGCTTGGAGTGGCATTTAAAGATGTGGAAAGCGAGATTTCACCTGAAGAGATGGAAAAAGATTTGGTTGTAGTTGGAATCGTTGGAATGATAGATCCGCCTCGAACTGAAGTGAAAGCTTCCATTGAGGAAGCAAAAAAAGCTGGAATTACACCGATTATGATAACTGGGGATCACAAAAATACAGCAGTTGCGATTGCAAAAGAGCTTGGAATTGCGACAGATATTAGCCAAAGTTTAACTGGAGCTGAGATTGATGAGATTCCAGATGATAAATTTGCCAAAGAAGTGAATAAATATAGAGTGTTTGCAAGAGTTTCACCAGAGCACAAGGTTAAAATAGTAAAGGCGTTTAAGGAGCAAGGAAATATTGTGTCGATGACTGGAGATGGAGTGAATGATGCGCCGTCGCTAAAATTTGCCGATATAGGAGTGGCAATGGGAATTACTGGAACAGATGTTTCCAAAGGTGCCAGTGATATGATTTTGACTGATGATAATTTTACTACGATAATCCATGCGATTGAAGAAGGAAGAAATATTTTTAACAATATCAAAAAGACAATTATATTTTTACTTTCTTGTAATTTAGGAGAAGTTTTGTGCGTATTTATTGCGACATTATTTGGTTGGGCAATACCGCTAGTTGCGACTCAACTTTTATGGGTAAACTTAATAACTGACACGTTACCGGCAATTTCGCTTGGAATGGATCCAGGAGATAAGGAAGTTATGGAAAGAAAACCTAGAAAACCAAAAGAGAGTTTCTTTTCTGAAGGTGCTGGTACAAGGGCAATTATTGGAGGGGTATTAATTGGAGTACTGACACTTTTGGCGTTTTATTTGGGAATTATTCATAATGGAACTGTCCCAATTTCAGCTGTAAAAGAAAGTGATAAATCGGTGAGAGAAATTTTAACTTATGGGAGAACAATGGCATTTATCGTTCTTACATTTTCACAATTGTTTTATTCTCTGTCAATGAGAAACAATAAAAAAACTATTTTTGAAGTAGGATTTTTTGGAAATAAATTTTTAATTGGTTCAATTGTCATAGGAATAGTTTTACAAATTGGATTGACTTCGATTCCACAAATTGCAAAAATGTTTAAAGTAACTGCAATAGACCCAAGTCATTGGGGAATGGTAGTAGGATTATCACTAGTTCCATTTGTGGTAAATGAGGTTATAAAAGTTGTAACTAGAAGAGAAGAATGA
- a CDS encoding ABC transporter substrate-binding protein: protein MKKILLVLISLIFALSCGSKNDTVNGKTQNSSQQKVKFKIGVTQFMTHPSLDLVKKGFEDAIKEAGLNVDFDEKNANGEVSTATLIANNYKADKKDLVFGIATPSAQQLANNITDIPVLFSAVTDPASAKILNSNVTGTSDKVDNVSQQLDLLLKLNPNVKKIGILYNPSEQNSLVQIAEIQKRAKEKKLEVVLQGITNFGELAQATKNLLTQVDALYLPTDNLVVSGMQLITSEAINAKKIVVVSENSSVEIGALFTMGIDYYELGKRTGQMAVDILNGKPVSQVPFETSKQLKLYVNKKTAKALGIDINNPLFKGAEIVGK from the coding sequence ATGAAAAAAATATTATTAGTACTTATAAGTTTAATTTTTGCACTTTCGTGTGGAAGTAAAAATGACACTGTCAATGGAAAAACTCAAAATAGTTCACAACAAAAAGTTAAATTCAAAATTGGAGTAACTCAATTTATGACTCATCCATCGCTTGACTTAGTAAAAAAAGGATTTGAGGATGCAATAAAAGAAGCTGGACTAAATGTTGACTTTGACGAAAAAAATGCAAATGGGGAAGTTTCAACTGCAACGTTAATTGCAAACAATTACAAAGCTGATAAAAAAGACTTGGTATTCGGAATTGCAACTCCGTCAGCACAGCAACTCGCAAACAACATAACTGATATACCGGTACTATTTTCTGCCGTAACAGACCCCGCTTCTGCCAAAATTCTAAATTCAAATGTAACAGGGACAAGCGACAAAGTTGACAACGTTTCACAGCAATTGGACTTACTTTTAAAATTAAATCCAAATGTAAAAAAAATAGGAATTTTATACAATCCATCTGAACAAAATTCACTTGTTCAAATCGCTGAAATTCAAAAAAGAGCAAAAGAAAAAAAATTAGAAGTTGTGCTACAAGGTATTACAAATTTTGGAGAATTGGCTCAAGCTACAAAAAATTTACTTACACAAGTTGACGCTCTTTATTTGCCAACAGATAACTTGGTAGTTTCAGGAATGCAGCTTATCACATCAGAAGCGATAAATGCTAAAAAGATAGTCGTTGTTTCTGAAAACTCATCAGTTGAAATAGGAGCTCTATTTACAATGGGAATTGACTACTATGAATTAGGTAAGAGAACTGGTCAAATGGCAGTTGACATTTTAAACGGAAAACCTGTTTCGCAAGTTCCTTTTGAAACTTCAAAGCAATTAAAGCTTTATGTCAATAAAAAAACTGCAAAAGCACTTGGAATCGATATAAATAATCCGCTATTTAAAGGTGCCGAAATTGTAGGTAAATAA